In a genomic window of Mycolicibacillus parakoreensis:
- a CDS encoding ATP-dependent 6-phosphofructokinase yields the protein MRIGILTGGGDCPGLNAVIRAIVRTCDARYNSTVVGFQDGWRGLLENRRIQLANDDRNDRLLAKGGTVLGTARTHPDKLRAGLDQVKQTLDDNGIDVLIPIGGEGTLTAAHWLSEENVPVVGVPKTIDNDIDCTDVTFGHDTALTVATEAIDRLHSTAESHQRVMLVEVMGRHAGWIALNAGLASGAHATLIPEQPFDVEEVCRLVKKRFQHGSSHFICVVAEGAKPAAGSMELRAGGTDEFGHERFTGVAAQLGVEIEQRVKKEVRVTVLGHVQRGGTPTAYDRVLATRFGVNAADAAHAGEYGMMVSLRGQDIGRVPLADAVSQLKLVPQSRYDDAAAFFG from the coding sequence ATGCGAATCGGAATCCTCACCGGGGGCGGGGACTGTCCCGGTCTCAACGCCGTGATCCGAGCGATCGTGCGCACCTGCGACGCCCGCTACAACTCGACGGTGGTGGGTTTCCAGGACGGGTGGCGTGGGCTGCTGGAGAACCGACGGATCCAGTTGGCCAACGACGACCGCAACGACCGGCTGCTGGCCAAGGGCGGCACGGTGCTCGGCACCGCCCGCACCCACCCGGACAAACTGCGGGCCGGGCTCGACCAGGTCAAACAGACCCTGGACGACAACGGCATCGACGTGCTGATCCCGATCGGGGGAGAGGGCACGCTCACCGCCGCGCACTGGCTCTCCGAGGAGAACGTCCCGGTCGTCGGGGTGCCCAAGACCATCGACAACGACATCGACTGCACCGACGTGACATTCGGGCACGACACGGCGCTGACGGTGGCCACCGAAGCCATCGACCGGCTGCACTCCACGGCCGAGTCCCATCAGCGGGTGATGCTGGTGGAGGTGATGGGTCGGCACGCCGGCTGGATCGCGCTGAACGCCGGTCTCGCGTCCGGGGCGCACGCCACGCTCATCCCCGAGCAGCCGTTCGACGTCGAAGAGGTCTGCCGGTTGGTGAAAAAACGGTTCCAGCACGGTTCCTCGCATTTCATCTGCGTGGTCGCCGAGGGCGCCAAACCGGCGGCCGGGTCGATGGAGCTACGCGCCGGCGGTACCGACGAATTCGGCCATGAACGCTTCACCGGGGTGGCGGCCCAGCTCGGCGTGGAGATCGAACAGCGGGTCAAAAAAGAGGTGCGGGTGACCGTCCTCGGACACGTGCAGCGCGGCGGCACCCCGACCGCCTACGACCGGGTGCTGGCCACCCGGTTCGGGGTCAACGCCGCCGACGCCGCGCACGCCGGCGAGTACGGGATGATGGTCTCGCTGCGCGGGCAGGACATCGGCCGGGTGCCGCTGGCCGACGCGGTGAGCCAGCTCAAGCTGGTGCCGCAGAGCCGCTACGACGACGCCGCGGCGTTCTTCGGCTGA
- a CDS encoding DUF2237 family protein → MAERNVLGGPLQPCGTDPVTGFYRDGCCSSGPEDVGLHTICAVVTGEFLAHQRSIGNDLSTPMPAYRFPGLTPGDRWCVTAVNWLRAHQDGYAAPVVLAATHERTLDVVPLQVLGEYAVDVPDDPGDL, encoded by the coding sequence ATGGCGGAGCGCAACGTACTCGGTGGGCCGCTGCAGCCGTGCGGCACCGACCCGGTCACCGGGTTCTACCGTGACGGCTGCTGCTCGAGCGGGCCCGAGGATGTGGGCCTGCACACGATCTGCGCGGTGGTCACCGGTGAGTTCCTGGCTCATCAACGGTCGATCGGCAACGACTTGTCCACCCCGATGCCCGCCTACCGGTTTCCCGGGCTCACCCCGGGCGACCGCTGGTGTGTCACCGCGGTGAACTGGCTGCGCGCCCACCAGGACGGCTACGCCGCACCGGTGGTGTTGGCGGCCACCCATGAGCGCACCCTCGACGTGGTGCCGCTGCAGGTGCTCGGCGAATACGCCGTCGACGTGCCCGACGACCCCGGCGACCTGTGA
- the gatC gene encoding Asp-tRNA(Asn)/Glu-tRNA(Gln) amidotransferase subunit GatC, whose product MSQISRDEVAHLAKLARLALSDAELDGYAAQLDAILTHVSTIQSVDVTGVAPTGNPLPEVNVMRPDTIRMGLGQRQALHAAPQARDGRFVVPQILGDDR is encoded by the coding sequence GTGTCCCAGATCTCCCGAGACGAGGTGGCCCACCTGGCCAAGCTGGCCCGGCTGGCGCTCAGCGACGCCGAGCTGGACGGCTACGCGGCCCAGCTGGACGCCATCCTCACCCATGTCAGCACGATTCAGTCCGTCGACGTCACCGGTGTGGCGCCCACCGGCAACCCGCTGCCGGAGGTCAACGTGATGCGCCCCGACACGATCCGGATGGGGTTGGGCCAACGGCAGGCGCTGCACGCGGCGCCGCAGGCGCGCGACGGCCGGTTCGTGGTGCCCCAGATCCTCGGAGACGACCGGTGA
- the gatA gene encoding Asp-tRNA(Asn)/Glu-tRNA(Gln) amidotransferase subunit GatA, translating into MNELLGADAAELAARIAAGELSSVELTRACLDRIAATDGDYGAFLHVAADEALAAAAAVDAAFAAGEQPASPLAGVPLALKDVFTTTDMPTTCGSKILEGWRPPYDATVTMLLRAAGIPILGKTNMDEFAMGSSTENSAYHPTRNPWDTERVPGGSGGGSAAALAAFQAPLAIGTDTGGSIRQPAALTATVGVKPTYGTVSRYGLVACASSLDQGGPCARSVLDAALLHAVIAGHDHRDSTSVNRARPDVVAAARAGASGDLTGLRVGVVRQLHGGEGYQPGVLGSFDAAVNQLTELGAQVSEVDCPSFEHALAAYYLILPSEVSSNLARFDAMRFGLRVGDDGSHSAEEVMALTRAAGFGPEVKRRIMIGTYALSAGYYDAYYNQAQKIRTLIARDLDAAYRSVDVLVSPTTPSTAFRLGEKVDDPLAMYLFDLCTLPMNLAGHCAMSVPSGLAEEDNLPVGLQIMAPALADDRLYRVGAAYETARGRLPTAL; encoded by the coding sequence GTGAACGAACTCCTCGGTGCCGACGCGGCCGAGCTGGCCGCCCGGATCGCCGCCGGCGAGCTGTCGTCGGTGGAGTTGACCCGGGCCTGCCTGGACCGGATCGCCGCCACCGACGGCGACTACGGGGCGTTTCTGCACGTCGCCGCCGACGAGGCGTTGGCCGCGGCCGCCGCGGTCGACGCGGCGTTCGCCGCCGGGGAGCAGCCGGCCTCCCCGCTGGCCGGGGTGCCGCTGGCGCTCAAGGACGTGTTCACCACCACCGACATGCCCACCACCTGTGGGTCGAAGATCCTGGAGGGCTGGCGCCCGCCGTACGACGCCACGGTGACGATGCTGCTGCGGGCCGCCGGCATCCCGATCCTGGGCAAGACGAACATGGACGAGTTCGCGATGGGCTCGTCGACGGAGAACTCCGCCTACCACCCCACCCGCAACCCGTGGGACACCGAACGGGTGCCCGGCGGCTCCGGGGGCGGCAGCGCGGCGGCGCTGGCCGCGTTCCAGGCGCCCCTGGCGATCGGCACCGACACCGGCGGCTCGATCCGTCAGCCGGCCGCCCTGACCGCCACCGTCGGCGTCAAACCCACCTACGGCACGGTGAGTCGCTACGGGCTGGTGGCCTGTGCGTCGTCGCTGGACCAGGGCGGGCCGTGCGCGCGCAGCGTCCTGGACGCGGCGCTGCTGCACGCGGTGATCGCCGGCCACGACCACCGCGACTCCACCTCGGTGAACCGCGCGCGCCCCGACGTGGTGGCCGCCGCCCGCGCCGGCGCCTCCGGCGACCTCACCGGGCTGCGCGTCGGGGTGGTGCGCCAACTGCACGGCGGCGAGGGCTACCAGCCCGGCGTGCTGGGATCGTTCGACGCCGCGGTGAACCAGCTCACCGAACTCGGCGCGCAGGTGTCGGAGGTGGACTGCCCCAGCTTCGAGCACGCGCTGGCCGCCTACTACCTGATCCTGCCCTCGGAGGTCTCGAGCAACCTGGCCCGCTTCGACGCGATGCGGTTCGGGCTGCGCGTCGGTGACGACGGCAGCCACAGCGCCGAGGAGGTGATGGCGCTGACCCGGGCGGCCGGATTCGGACCGGAAGTCAAACGCCGCATCATGATCGGCACCTATGCGCTGTCGGCCGGCTACTACGACGCCTACTACAACCAGGCGCAGAAGATCCGCACCCTGATCGCCCGGGACCTCGACGCCGCCTACCGCAGTGTCGACGTGCTGGTCTCGCCGACCACGCCGAGCACCGCGTTCCGGCTGGGGGAGAAGGTCGACGATCCGTTGGCGATGTACCTGTTCGACCTGTGCACGCTGCCGATGAACCTGGCCGGGCACTGTGCGATGTCGGTGCCCTCGGGGCTCGCCGAGGAGGACAACCTGCCGGTGGGTCTGCAGATCATGGCCCCGGCGCTGGCCGACGACCGGCTCTACCGGGTGGGTGCCGCCTACGAGACCGCCCGAGGCAGGCTGCCGACCGCCCTGTGA
- a CDS encoding ACT domain-containing protein, translating into MRSYLMRVQLPDRPGSLGSLAVALGSVGADILSLDVVDRGPGYAVDDLVVELAAGGMPDALISAAEQLAGVRVDSVRPYTDVLDAHRELELVDHIAAAGDRGAKLQLLVDEAPRVLRAGWCAVVRLTEQGPRRLAGSPGAPETEVSALPWLPLARATALDGTAGWVPPVWQELDTALAAAPLGRPEVAVVLGRAGGPAFRASEVARLGYLAGIVATLLG; encoded by the coding sequence GTGCGGTCCTATCTGATGCGCGTCCAGCTGCCGGACCGCCCCGGGTCGCTGGGGTCGCTGGCGGTGGCGTTGGGTTCGGTGGGCGCAGACATCCTGTCGTTGGACGTGGTCGATCGCGGCCCCGGCTACGCGGTCGACGACCTGGTGGTGGAGCTGGCCGCCGGGGGGATGCCCGACGCGTTGATCAGCGCCGCCGAACAGCTGGCCGGGGTGCGGGTGGACAGTGTGCGGCCCTACACCGATGTGCTCGACGCCCATCGCGAACTCGAACTGGTCGACCACATCGCCGCGGCCGGTGACCGCGGCGCCAAGCTGCAACTGCTGGTCGACGAGGCGCCGCGGGTGCTGCGCGCCGGATGGTGCGCGGTGGTGCGCCTCACCGAGCAGGGGCCGCGGCGGCTGGCCGGCAGCCCCGGAGCGCCCGAGACCGAGGTCAGCGCGCTGCCGTGGCTGCCGTTGGCGCGGGCCACCGCGCTCGACGGCACCGCCGGATGGGTGCCGCCGGTCTGGCAGGAGCTCGACACCGCCCTGGCCGCGGCGCCGCTGGGCCGCCCGGAGGTCGCGGTGGTGCTGGGCCGCGCCGGCGGCCCGGCGTTCCGGGCCTCCGAGGTGGCCCGGCTGGGCTATCTGGCCGGCATCGTCGCCACTCTGCTGGGGTGA
- the tenA gene encoding thiaminase II, with protein MADRFRDLLWSDITAIYRGICEHPFITGLTDGSLRHDRFHYYIAQDGHYLRGYARALAGCAAKAGDENETVLFARHAHEAILAEQDVHAELLAGLGTTAAEAAAASVSPTTRAYVSYLLSVTQLGSYAEAVAAVLPCYWIYAAVGEHLQKNGSPDALYQRWIDMYAADEFAVMVEDVLAVTDRLGARGSDHETQLMRAHFGTAARYEWMFWDAAYRLETWPV; from the coding sequence ATGGCTGATCGTTTTCGTGACCTGCTGTGGTCGGACATCACGGCGATCTATCGCGGTATCTGCGAGCACCCGTTCATCACCGGCCTGACCGACGGGTCGTTGCGTCACGACCGGTTCCACTACTACATCGCCCAGGACGGCCACTACCTGCGCGGCTACGCGCGGGCGCTGGCCGGCTGTGCCGCCAAGGCCGGCGACGAGAACGAGACGGTGCTGTTCGCCCGGCACGCCCACGAGGCGATCCTCGCCGAGCAGGACGTGCACGCCGAGTTGCTCGCCGGGCTGGGCACCACCGCCGCGGAGGCGGCGGCCGCCTCGGTGAGCCCGACCACCCGGGCCTACGTCAGCTACCTGCTCTCGGTGACCCAGCTGGGGTCCTACGCCGAGGCGGTGGCCGCGGTGCTGCCCTGCTACTGGATTTACGCCGCGGTCGGGGAGCACCTGCAGAAAAACGGCTCCCCCGATGCGCTGTATCAACGCTGGATCGACATGTACGCCGCCGACGAGTTCGCCGTGATGGTCGAGGACGTGCTGGCGGTCACCGACCGCCTCGGCGCCCGCGGCTCGGACCACGAGACGCAGCTGATGCGTGCACACTTCGGCACGGCCGCGCGCTACGAGTGGATGTTCTGGGACGCGGCCTACCGTCTCGAAACCTGGCCGGTCTGA